The sequence GCTCGCGCGTCACCGCGAGGGAAAGCGAGGCGTGCCGATCTTCATGCGCCGGGCATTTCGCGATCCACCTGTCCGGCCCGAGCCGGCGGACGCCCTCGAGGCGGTCGAGCAGAACGTCGACACTCATGGCGCGCCCTCAGAGGGATTCGATCAGCGCGCGGATATCTTCGACTCGCCACGCCGTGGTCCGTGGTCCGAGCTTGACGGGCTTCGGGTAGCGCCCCTCCCGGACGCCCTGCCACCAAGCAGAACGGCAGATCGGGACGAGGGCGGGGATGGGTGGATTGGCTTTTGGGTTACCGACAATCTGGGGCAGGCGCAGAAAACCGGTGTTGGGAAGGGTGTCCATGTTCGTCGATCCTCATGCGTTGAGAGACGAACCGGACTATTGATGCGACCAGTCGGTGAAAACAGGGACACCGAATGCTGCACAAGGTGTCCCGTTTTTCCTACTTGGCTTTTCTCGGCCTGCCCGGAGTTCCCGGCTTGCCAGCCCGCTTGCGTGCGCGGGTCAGGGCTTTCTGTTCGGAAGTATCCGAAGGTGGGGGGTGCAGCTTGCCTTCCATAATCCTGATGGCGTCTCTCGTTTGCCGCACCGCCTGTGTCCACCGCGGATCGCGAAGCAGCCTCAAAACGAGTTGGAACTCATCATGTTTGGGAGATCCCCTTACCCCCGTGCCATCGGCGAGAACGTCCAGCACCCAAGTGATCCAGGCCTGCTGGTCGGGTGCCAGGCGAGCGCCTTGCCTCAAGGCATCACGGGCCGACCTCAATAGGGCCTGAACGTCGGCGCCCGTCAAAGTAGGTGGTGGTGGCAGCTTGGTCTGGGGAATGAACCCGTTGATGAAGCCCTCATGAAACGGTGGCGACTGCGCTTCATCCGAGTCGCTCCCAGGGTCGGGGTGGTCCTGCTCGGTCTTCTGGGAGTCACTCACGGGCACACTCCTACGCGCTCACCCTTGACCCGGAGCCGCGCCAGCCGGGCAAGGGTGTCCCGGTTTCCGGCCCATCGGCCTTGGCGCGGCAAATGCCGTCAGGCGGAGTCTCGAAGCTGAACCACGTCAGCGCCGCTCCTAAGTTTGTCCAGATAGTCAGCCCACGTTTGCATCATCGCGCGCCGTTCCCGAAGGAACTTCGTGCGGTTGTAGGCGGTGCCCAGCGTATCCGGAACGCGGTGCGCCAGCTGGTGTTCGATCACCTCGGGCTTGATGTGCAGTTCCTCATGCAGGATCGTTCGCGCCATTGCGCGGAAACCGTGGCCCGTGATTTCGCGCTGGGTGTCGTAGCCCATGCGCCGCAGCGCCGCATTGATGGCCGCATCGGACATCGGTTTCTGCGGATCACGCCCCGGAAACACGTAGGGCCGTGTCCCGGTCAGTGCTTGCAGCTCGCGCAGGATTGCAACCGCCTGGGGAGCGAGCGGGACCAGGTGCTCGGTCTTCGTCTTGGTCACCAAATAGCGCCACTCGCCCTTGTCCAGATCGAAGCCGGACCACTCGGCCTTGCGTAGCTCACCGGGGCGCACGAACAGCATCGGTGCGAGCCGCAAGGCGCAGCGGACGACGAAG is a genomic window of Niveibacterium sp. SC-1 containing:
- a CDS encoding AlpA family phage regulatory protein: MDTLPNTGFLRLPQIVGNPKANPPIPALVPICRSAWWQGVREGRYPKPVKLGPRTTAWRVEDIRALIESL